Proteins from a single region of Caloramator sp. E03:
- a CDS encoding nitroreductase family protein: protein MEYFDLIRKRCSIRAYKKDNVEEEKLKLILEAARLAPTSANKQAFKILVIKTNGRENELKKIYNREWFVEAPIILGICSIPSKAWTRADGKNYCDIDAAIVMDHIILAATELNLGTCWIGAFDNKAAKEVLKLDSNLEPVAFTPLGYPKEHNYNKIRKDIEELVIWY, encoded by the coding sequence ATGGAATATTTTGACCTAATAAGGAAAAGATGCAGTATTAGAGCTTATAAAAAGGACAATGTTGAAGAGGAAAAATTAAAACTTATTCTTGAAGCTGCAAGGTTAGCTCCTACAAGTGCAAATAAACAAGCTTTTAAAATACTCGTTATAAAAACAAATGGTAGAGAAAACGAACTTAAAAAGATATATAATAGGGAATGGTTTGTTGAAGCCCCAATAATCTTAGGAATATGCTCAATACCAAGCAAGGCATGGACAAGGGCTGATGGCAAAAACTATTGTGATATAGATGCTGCAATTGTTATGGATCATATAATACTTGCTGCAACTGAGCTTAATCTTGGCACCTGCTGGATTGGAGCTTTTGATAATAAAGCTGCAAAAGAAGTTTTAAAGCTTGACAGCAATCTTGAGCCTGTTGCTTTTACTCCTTTAGGATATCCAAAGGAGCATAACTATAATAAAATTAGAAAAGATATAGAAGAACTGGTTATTTGGTACTAA
- a CDS encoding PTS ascorbate transporter subunit IIC, translated as MNIIMTVWGFFQNNILTKPAFFVGFIVLIGYLLLRRPFYEALAGFIKATVGYLILNVAAGGLVNNFRPILAALKDRFNLTAAVIDPYFGQAAAQAAVEKSGKAFSMMMVVLLIAFIFNIVLVLLRKWTKVRTVFITGHIMVQQSSTALWMVFFCFPQLSNAGVVTMLGLLLGTYWAVASNLTVEACQELTEGGGFAVGHQQMFGIWLTDKIAGKIGKKGKKIEDLELPGFLSIFNENVVATGILMLLFFGIIMTILGPELLHKIDNTFGKTQNFYFYIIEKSFNFAVYLCILQLGVRMFVSELTESFQGISNRLLPGSIPAVDCAATYGFGHPNAITIGFLFGALGQFLMIIGLIVFKSPVLIITGFVPVFFDNATFAVFANKKGGLKAAAIIPFLSGILQVLGGAFAAYFFELAKFGGWHGNFDWDTVWPVIGVLMKYGKYAGVAVVILLLLAIPQFQYRKNKEHYFTIAEDYESYAASISK; from the coding sequence ATGAACATTATTATGACAGTATGGGGATTTTTCCAGAATAATATCCTCACAAAGCCGGCCTTTTTCGTTGGTTTTATAGTTTTAATCGGCTACCTTCTTTTAAGGCGTCCTTTTTACGAAGCATTAGCAGGGTTTATTAAGGCAACAGTTGGTTATCTTATTTTAAATGTTGCAGCTGGCGGACTTGTTAACAATTTCAGGCCAATACTTGCAGCACTAAAAGATAGATTTAACTTAACAGCAGCAGTTATAGACCCATATTTTGGTCAGGCAGCTGCTCAGGCTGCAGTTGAAAAGTCTGGAAAAGCATTTTCCATGATGATGGTAGTTCTTCTTATAGCATTTATATTCAACATAGTACTTGTTCTTCTTAGAAAATGGACAAAAGTACGTACAGTGTTTATTACAGGACATATAATGGTACAGCAGTCTTCAACAGCACTTTGGATGGTATTTTTCTGTTTCCCACAGCTTAGCAATGCTGGTGTTGTAACTATGCTTGGACTTTTACTTGGAACATACTGGGCAGTTGCTTCAAACCTTACAGTTGAGGCATGTCAGGAGCTTACTGAAGGCGGCGGATTTGCAGTTGGTCATCAGCAGATGTTTGGAATTTGGCTTACAGATAAGATAGCAGGCAAAATAGGCAAAAAAGGAAAGAAAATAGAGGATTTAGAGCTTCCAGGATTTTTATCAATATTTAATGAAAATGTTGTTGCAACAGGAATTTTAATGCTCCTATTCTTTGGAATTATTATGACCATATTAGGACCTGAACTGCTTCATAAAATAGATAATACCTTTGGCAAGACTCAAAACTTCTATTTCTATATAATTGAAAAATCCTTTAATTTTGCAGTTTACTTATGTATATTACAGCTTGGAGTTAGGATGTTCGTTTCAGAGCTTACAGAATCCTTCCAAGGTATATCAAACAGACTTCTTCCAGGTTCAATACCTGCCGTTGACTGTGCAGCAACTTATGGATTTGGTCATCCAAATGCAATAACAATAGGATTCTTATTTGGAGCTTTGGGACAATTTTTAATGATAATAGGACTTATAGTATTCAAGAGCCCAGTATTAATAATTACAGGATTCGTTCCAGTATTCTTTGATAACGCTACCTTTGCAGTATTTGCAAATAAAAAGGGTGGCTTAAAGGCAGCAGCGATTATTCCTTTCCTATCTGGTATATTACAAGTATTAGGAGGAGCATTTGCAGCATATTTCTTTGAACTTGCTAAATTTGGAGGATGGCATGGTAATTTTGACTGGGATACAGTATGGCCAGTTATAGGAGTTTTAATGAAATACGGTAAATATGCAGGTGTTGCTGTTGTAATCCTTTTACTTCTTGCTATTCCTCAATTCCAATATAGAAAGAATAAAGAACATTATTTTACAATTGCTGAAGATTATGAATCTTATGCAGCAAGTATATCAAAGTAA
- a CDS encoding DegV family protein, whose amino-acid sequence MTVKIIADSCCDLNDEIKRNTNISIVPLTIEIEGKVYKDDETLNINDFLDVMRKSKECPKTSCPSPVDFMKQYNGDESVFVVTLSSALSGTYKSAVMAKDMFKEEIKEKFIHVFDSLSASVGETLVSLKIDELSKKGISELEIVDKVEEYIKEMKTFFMLNTLENLVKAGRISPIIAKVTSLISLKPIMAGTEEGTIKIQEKVIGAQKAFRRFIEIIGEQGVNLENKVLGIAHCNCLDKAIEFKNEVLKRYKFKDIIIVPTAGISTVYANEGGIIIAF is encoded by the coding sequence ATGACTGTTAAAATTATCGCTGACAGCTGCTGTGATTTAAACGATGAGATAAAAAGGAACACGAATATCAGTATTGTTCCTTTAACCATAGAAATTGAAGGGAAAGTGTATAAGGATGATGAAACTTTAAATATTAACGATTTTCTTGATGTTATGAGAAAAAGTAAAGAATGTCCTAAAACATCCTGTCCTTCTCCAGTAGATTTTATGAAACAATATAATGGTGATGAAAGTGTATTTGTTGTAACTTTATCTTCAGCCTTAAGTGGAACGTATAAAAGTGCTGTAATGGCAAAGGATATGTTTAAAGAAGAAATTAAAGAAAAATTTATACATGTTTTTGATTCATTAAGTGCTTCTGTTGGGGAGACACTTGTAAGTTTAAAAATAGATGAGCTTAGCAAAAAAGGCATTAGTGAACTTGAGATAGTAGATAAAGTTGAAGAATATATAAAGGAAATGAAGACGTTTTTTATGTTAAATACCTTAGAAAATCTTGTTAAGGCAGGAAGAATAAGCCCTATTATTGCAAAGGTTACATCTTTAATCTCATTGAAACCTATAATGGCAGGAACTGAGGAAGGAACTATAAAGATACAAGAAAAGGTTATAGGCGCTCAAAAAGCATTTAGAAGGTTTATAGAAATAATAGGAGAGCAGGGAGTCAACTTAGAAAATAAAGTTTTAGGAATTGCCCATTGTAATTGCCTTGATAAAGCAATTGAATTTAAAAATGAAGTTTTAAAAAGGTATAAATTTAAAGATATTATAATAGTTCCAACAGCAGGAATAAGTACAGTGTATGCTAACGAAGGAGGAATTATAATAGCTTTTTAA
- a CDS encoding O-antigen ligase family protein, with the protein MFTSALFVVISPFTSFIPIIYMIYKTITNKDVIPMNPWNRGLLVLFIWSLIVGIINRNIISTLLSVAFLLYFFLSVFIENYYDSEYKIEELFKLILKISFFSALIGIAEKIAFSYWSNPFWAKILSCHPWPDKNHRIYSTFGNPNVAGAWFCCMILVCIYFINKNQKNKLFYYIALTLFIIAFFLTGSRGAAFGLFAGIFIYFFLSKNKETFSFLLLSSLIIVAMVYAPLYLPSLKFIVGHEIDNSINSRQAIWDGCYRMFQLKPITGWGLLGIYKNGIYYINYYKREVHGHNIWITLATTLGIVGLTVYIYMKLYIFEGIRILYNDNCRLVPLLAAIQASIIVHGIVDFTIMAPQMGIMFIISSSMIASLSMQYNDSTVKNPIPVPSYNSLL; encoded by the coding sequence ATGTTTACATCAGCACTATTTGTAGTAATTTCTCCATTTACGTCTTTTATACCGATTATTTATATGATATATAAAACAATAACAAACAAAGACGTCATACCAATGAATCCTTGGAACAGAGGACTATTAGTTCTCTTTATATGGTCGTTAATAGTCGGGATTATAAATAGAAATATTATATCAACCCTATTGTCAGTAGCTTTTCTTCTTTACTTTTTCTTAAGCGTTTTTATAGAAAACTACTATGATAGTGAGTATAAAATTGAAGAATTATTTAAACTAATTTTGAAAATATCTTTTTTCTCAGCTCTTATTGGAATAGCTGAAAAAATAGCCTTCAGCTATTGGTCTAACCCTTTTTGGGCAAAGATATTATCATGCCACCCTTGGCCAGATAAGAACCATAGAATATACAGTACCTTTGGTAACCCAAACGTTGCAGGGGCATGGTTCTGTTGTATGATATTAGTTTGTATTTATTTCATTAATAAGAACCAAAAAAATAAATTATTTTACTATATCGCATTAACTCTTTTTATTATAGCCTTTTTCTTAACAGGATCTCGTGGTGCTGCCTTTGGACTTTTTGCTGGTATATTTATATATTTCTTTTTAAGCAAAAACAAAGAAACCTTTAGTTTCTTATTGTTATCTTCTTTGATAATTGTAGCAATGGTTTATGCTCCGCTATATTTACCAAGTTTAAAATTTATCGTAGGCCATGAAATAGATAACTCCATAAATAGCCGCCAAGCTATATGGGATGGATGTTACAGAATGTTTCAGCTTAAACCAATAACTGGATGGGGACTCTTAGGAATATATAAAAATGGAATTTATTATATTAATTATTATAAGAGAGAAGTACATGGTCATAATATATGGATAACTCTTGCAACCACCTTGGGAATAGTTGGACTAACTGTGTATATCTATATGAAGCTATATATATTTGAAGGTATAAGAATTCTTTATAATGATAATTGCAGGCTTGTTCCTCTTCTTGCTGCAATACAGGCATCAATAATAGTACATGGAATAGTTGACTTTACTATAATGGCTCCTCAAATGGGAATTATGTTTATAATATCTTCATCAATGATAGCCTCTCTTTCAATGCAATATAACGACTCTACAGTTAAAAATCCTATACCAGTACCTTCATACAATTCTCTTCTATAA
- a CDS encoding PTS sugar transporter subunit IIB, with amino-acid sequence MLKVIAACGSGMGSSQIIKMKIEKIFKKLGISVQIHHSSVSEAKNLASNYDVVFCSEALKGNFANAAANGTIVIGLKNLLSEQEIEQKIIENIVNKK; translated from the coding sequence ATGTTAAAAGTTATAGCAGCTTGCGGAAGCGGAATGGGATCAAGCCAGATTATAAAAATGAAAATAGAAAAGATTTTTAAGAAACTTGGAATATCTGTTCAAATTCATCACAGCAGTGTTAGTGAAGCAAAAAACCTTGCATCAAATTACGATGTTGTATTTTGCTCTGAGGCGCTAAAAGGAAATTTTGCGAATGCTGCTGCAAATGGAACTATAGTAATAGGACTTAAAAATCTATTATCTGAACAGGAAATAGAGCAAAAGATTATTGAAAACATTGTTAATAAAAAATGA
- a CDS encoding SH3 domain-containing protein, which yields MKKTLSILSVTVFLLTFLFMPYKKSFAAPQNPITRSEAEKRALNIINLKWTYSKNKNGNISADKSFYVTQPSQFKDVVSGVFTGIPYNWGGLDSIDTYSYNAPWTSFLDAIEKGAFAGNVNTQSGMGYISQTAGLDCSGFVQAVFNIKDWKLSTSTLFNSYFTKIDIKDLKHMDILNKPGDHVVIFDRWGSLNGVDGAFTYESTTDTFYGGIQGTKCYFLSMKEINNGYIAGRYNYIIDDSQQSTIQTTSSLSGTTQSETLPKPVDTGIFAQISDSVSLANLRSAPSTSASIITALPKGTIIYIVSYSSGWYQVSVNGQKGYVWGSLISPIPSGKYVTVKGVTQLNIRLNPSSTSPIIGVLKQGQYAMVLDYSSSGTWYKININGTVGWAYSSYLSYIY from the coding sequence ATGAAAAAAACTTTGTCAATTCTATCTGTAACAGTATTTCTATTAACATTTCTTTTTATGCCTTATAAAAAATCCTTTGCAGCTCCTCAAAACCCAATTACAAGGAGTGAAGCTGAAAAAAGAGCTCTTAACATTATTAATCTAAAATGGACCTATTCAAAAAATAAAAACGGTAATATAAGTGCTGACAAATCTTTTTATGTAACACAACCCTCACAGTTTAAAGATGTAGTCAGCGGGGTATTCACAGGCATCCCCTACAACTGGGGAGGATTAGATAGCATTGACACCTATTCCTACAATGCACCGTGGACAAGTTTTCTTGATGCAATAGAAAAAGGTGCATTCGCTGGAAATGTTAATACTCAGTCAGGCATGGGATACATTTCACAAACTGCTGGACTTGATTGTTCAGGATTTGTACAAGCTGTATTTAATATAAAGGATTGGAAACTCTCTACTTCTACCCTTTTTAATAGCTATTTTACTAAGATAGATATAAAAGATTTAAAGCACATGGATATATTAAATAAACCTGGCGATCACGTTGTAATATTTGATAGATGGGGAAGTTTAAATGGAGTTGATGGTGCCTTTACCTATGAATCTACTACCGATACATTCTACGGTGGAATTCAAGGTACAAAGTGTTACTTTTTAAGCATGAAAGAAATAAACAATGGCTATATAGCTGGAAGATATAACTATATAATAGATGATTCACAGCAATCTACAATACAAACCACTTCCTCACTTAGTGGAACTACACAGTCTGAAACTCTTCCAAAGCCAGTTGACACAGGAATATTTGCTCAAATATCAGATAGCGTATCTCTCGCTAACCTAAGAAGTGCTCCTTCAACTTCTGCAAGCATTATAACAGCACTTCCAAAGGGAACAATAATATATATAGTAAGCTATTCCTCTGGTTGGTACCAAGTTAGCGTTAATGGACAAAAAGGCTACGTATGGGGAAGTTTAATATCTCCTATACCCAGTGGAAAATATGTGACAGTTAAGGGTGTGACTCAGCTTAATATAAGATTAAATCCTTCATCAACATCACCTATAATAGGAGTTTTAAAACAAGGACAATATGCTATGGTTCTTGATTACTCCTCAAGTGGCACCTGGTACAAGATAAATATAAATGGAACCGTAGGCTGGGCCTATAGTTCATATCTTTCATACATTTATTAA
- a CDS encoding L-ribulose-5-phosphate 3-epimerase — MKDYLLGLYEKSMPNYLSWKEKLTCAKEAGFDFVEMSIDETDEKLARLDSKKSERFEIIKDIYEVGIPIRTMCLSGHRKYPIGSSNEAVREKSIEIMEKAIDLACDIGIRIIQIAGYDVYYEESNSKTKEYFLINLEKCVEMAAKKGVILAFETMETEFMNTVSKAMHYVNKINSPYLQIYPDAGNITNAAVLYNNCVFEDIKAGKGHIAAVHLKETIPNKFREIPFGTGHVDFENIIKTSWALGVRKYVAEFWYTGNENWMDDIKNARRFMDEKFKRALKEYA; from the coding sequence ATGAAGGATTACTTGCTTGGACTTTATGAAAAATCGATGCCAAATTATCTTTCATGGAAAGAAAAACTTACTTGTGCAAAGGAAGCAGGCTTTGATTTTGTTGAAATGAGCATAGATGAAACCGATGAAAAACTTGCAAGACTTGATAGTAAAAAAAGTGAAAGATTTGAAATTATAAAAGATATCTATGAGGTTGGAATTCCAATACGCACTATGTGTTTGAGTGGTCACAGAAAATATCCCATTGGAAGCTCTAATGAAGCTGTAAGAGAAAAAAGCATTGAAATAATGGAAAAAGCAATTGATCTTGCCTGTGATATAGGAATAAGAATAATTCAAATTGCAGGTTATGATGTATACTATGAGGAATCAAACAGCAAGACAAAGGAATATTTTTTAATAAATCTTGAAAAGTGCGTTGAAATGGCAGCAAAAAAAGGAGTAATACTTGCGTTTGAAACCATGGAAACGGAATTTATGAATACTGTTAGCAAAGCGATGCATTATGTAAATAAAATAAATTCTCCATACTTGCAGATATATCCTGATGCAGGCAATATAACAAATGCAGCAGTATTATACAACAATTGTGTATTTGAAGATATAAAAGCTGGAAAAGGGCATATTGCTGCTGTGCATTTAAAAGAAACTATACCTAATAAATTTAGAGAGATTCCTTTTGGTACAGGCCATGTTGATTTTGAAAATATAATTAAAACTTCATGGGCTTTAGGAGTTAGAAAATATGTTGCAGAGTTTTGGTATACAGGAAATGAGAATTGGATGGATGATATTAAAAATGCAAGAAGATTTATGGATGAAAAGTTTAAAAGAGCTTTAAAGGAATATGCTTAA
- the araD gene encoding L-ribulose-5-phosphate 4-epimerase: MLEHIKERVLKANLELPKRNLVIYTWGNVSEIDREKGLIVIKPSGVDYENMTAEDMVVVDLEGNVVEGKLRPSSDTPTHIELYKAFPEIGGIVHTHSHWATIWAQTGMSIPAMGTTHADYFYGEIPCTRPLKDEEILGSYEKETGKVIVETLKGKNPMHTPGVIVNDHGPFCWGKDAKEAVHNAVILEEIASMAYHTKILNPADSGAKNTLIIKHFMRKHGENAYYGQK; the protein is encoded by the coding sequence ATGCTTGAGCATATAAAGGAGAGAGTATTGAAAGCTAATCTTGAATTGCCAAAGAGAAATCTTGTTATCTATACATGGGGAAATGTAAGTGAAATAGATAGAGAAAAAGGTCTAATTGTAATAAAGCCAAGTGGAGTAGATTATGAAAATATGACTGCAGAGGATATGGTAGTTGTTGATTTGGAAGGGAATGTTGTAGAGGGAAAACTTAGACCATCCTCTGATACTCCAACTCATATTGAGCTTTATAAAGCATTTCCTGAGATTGGAGGAATTGTTCACACTCATTCTCACTGGGCAACTATTTGGGCTCAAACAGGAATGTCAATTCCTGCTATGGGAACAACTCATGCAGATTATTTTTATGGAGAAATTCCATGTACAAGGCCCTTAAAAGATGAAGAAATATTAGGTAGCTATGAAAAGGAAACTGGTAAGGTTATAGTAGAGACTCTTAAAGGGAAGAATCCTATGCATACTCCAGGTGTTATTGTAAATGATCATGGGCCATTCTGCTGGGGTAAAGATGCAAAGGAGGCTGTACACAATGCAGTTATATTAGAAGAGATAGCAAGTATGGCATATCATACAAAAATCTTAAATCCAGCAGACTCTGGTGCAAAAAATACACTAATAATTAAGCATTTTATGAGAAAACACGGAGAAAATGCTTACTATGGGCAAAAATAA